One Ailuropoda melanoleuca isolate Jingjing chromosome 14, ASM200744v2, whole genome shotgun sequence DNA segment encodes these proteins:
- the NPC2 gene encoding NPC intracellular cholesterol transporter 2, which translates to MRVLVAASLLLALGASALAEPVHFKDCGSGLGVIKELNVNPCPTQPCKLHKGQSYSVNVTFTSNIPSQSSKAVVHGILLGVPIPFPIPEADGCKSGINCPIQKDKTYSYLNKLPVKNEYPSIKLVVQWELQGDNDQRLFCWEIPVQIEG; encoded by the exons ATGCGTGTCTTGGTCGCCGCGTCCCTGCTCCTGGCGCTCGGCGCCTCCGCCCTGGCGGAGCCGGTGCATTTCAAGGACTGCG gttcTGGGCTTGGAGTTATAAAGGAACTGAATGTGAACCCGTGCCCCACCCAGCCGTGCAAACTGCACAAAGGCCAGTCTTACAGTGTCAATGTCACCTTCACCAGTA ATATTCCATCTCAAAGTAGCAAAGCCGTGGTGCATGGCATCTTGCTGGGCGTCCCAATTCCCTTTCCCATTCCTGAGGCCGATGGTTGTAAAAGTGGAATCAACTGCCCCATCCAAAAAGACAAGACCTACAGCTACCTGAATAAACTACCAGTGAAGAATGAATACCCCTCT aTAAAACTGGTGGTGCAGTGGGAGCTTCAGGGCGACAATGACCAGCGTCTGTTCTGCTGGGAAATCCCAGTGCAGATTGAAGGCTAG
- the ISCA2 gene encoding iron-sulfur cluster assembly 2 homolog, mitochondrial isoform X4 has translation MAAVCGLSLTAAALRAVAPWARLLASSRGPQARRVASSSSLEAGDGQIHLTASCVQRLLEITEGSEFLRLEVEGGGCSGFQYKFSLDTVINPDDRVFEQGGARVVVDSDSLAFVKGAQVDFSQELIRSSFQVLNNPQAQQGCSCGSSFSIKL, from the exons ATGGCGGCCGTGTGCGGGTTATCTCTAACGGCCGCGGCGCTGAGGGCTGTCGCTCCCTGGGCAAG GCTCCTCGCGTCCTCTCGCGGACCTCAGGCTCGTCGGGTCGCGTCGTCCTCTAGCCTCGAGGCCGGCGACGGGCAAATCCACCTCACCGCCAGCTGCGTCCAG AGACTTCTGGAAATCACCGAAGGGTCAGAATTCCTCaggctggaggtggagggaggtggatgCTCCGGATTCCAATACAAATTTTCACTGGATACGGTTATCAACCCCGACGACAG GGTATTTGAACAGGGTGGGGCAAGAGTGGTGGTTGACTCTGATAGCTTGGCCTTCGTGAAAGGGGCCCAGGTGGACTTCAGCCAAGAACTGATCCGAAGCTCATTTCAGGTGTTGAACAATCCTCAAGCACAGCAAGGCTGCTCCTGTGGATCATCCTTCTCTATCAAACTTTGA
- the ISCA2 gene encoding iron-sulfur cluster assembly 2 homolog, mitochondrial isoform X3: MAAVCGLSLTAAALRAVAPWASRLLASSRGPQARRVASSSSLEAGDGQIHLTASCVQRLLEITEGSEFLRLEVEGGGCSGFQYKFSLDTVINPDDRVFEQGGARVVVDSDSLAFVKGAQVDFSQELIRSSFQVLNNPQAQQGCSCGSSFSIKL; this comes from the exons ATGGCGGCCGTGTGCGGGTTATCTCTAACGGCCGCGGCGCTGAGGGCTGTCGCTCCCTGGGCAAG CAGGCTCCTCGCGTCCTCTCGCGGACCTCAGGCTCGTCGGGTCGCGTCGTCCTCTAGCCTCGAGGCCGGCGACGGGCAAATCCACCTCACCGCCAGCTGCGTCCAG AGACTTCTGGAAATCACCGAAGGGTCAGAATTCCTCaggctggaggtggagggaggtggatgCTCCGGATTCCAATACAAATTTTCACTGGATACGGTTATCAACCCCGACGACAG GGTATTTGAACAGGGTGGGGCAAGAGTGGTGGTTGACTCTGATAGCTTGGCCTTCGTGAAAGGGGCCCAGGTGGACTTCAGCCAAGAACTGATCCGAAGCTCATTTCAGGTGTTGAACAATCCTCAAGCACAGCAAGGCTGCTCCTGTGGATCATCCTTCTCTATCAAACTTTGA
- the ISCA2 gene encoding iron-sulfur cluster assembly 2 homolog, mitochondrial isoform X1 — translation MAAVCGLSLTAAALRAVAPWARCSRLLASSRGPQARRVASSSSLEAGDGQIHLTASCVQRLLEITEGSEFLRLEVEGGGCSGFQYKFSLDTVINPDDRVFEQGGARVVVDSDSLAFVKGAQVDFSQELIRSSFQVLNNPQAQQGCSCGSSFSIKL, via the exons ATGGCGGCCGTGTGCGGGTTATCTCTAACGGCCGCGGCGCTGAGGGCTGTCGCTCCCTGGGCAAGGTGCAG CAGGCTCCTCGCGTCCTCTCGCGGACCTCAGGCTCGTCGGGTCGCGTCGTCCTCTAGCCTCGAGGCCGGCGACGGGCAAATCCACCTCACCGCCAGCTGCGTCCAG AGACTTCTGGAAATCACCGAAGGGTCAGAATTCCTCaggctggaggtggagggaggtggatgCTCCGGATTCCAATACAAATTTTCACTGGATACGGTTATCAACCCCGACGACAG GGTATTTGAACAGGGTGGGGCAAGAGTGGTGGTTGACTCTGATAGCTTGGCCTTCGTGAAAGGGGCCCAGGTGGACTTCAGCCAAGAACTGATCCGAAGCTCATTTCAGGTGTTGAACAATCCTCAAGCACAGCAAGGCTGCTCCTGTGGATCATCCTTCTCTATCAAACTTTGA
- the ISCA2 gene encoding iron-sulfur cluster assembly 2 homolog, mitochondrial isoform X2 — translation MAAVCGLSLTAAALRAVAPWARCRLLASSRGPQARRVASSSSLEAGDGQIHLTASCVQRLLEITEGSEFLRLEVEGGGCSGFQYKFSLDTVINPDDRVFEQGGARVVVDSDSLAFVKGAQVDFSQELIRSSFQVLNNPQAQQGCSCGSSFSIKL, via the exons ATGGCGGCCGTGTGCGGGTTATCTCTAACGGCCGCGGCGCTGAGGGCTGTCGCTCCCTGGGCAAGGTGCAG GCTCCTCGCGTCCTCTCGCGGACCTCAGGCTCGTCGGGTCGCGTCGTCCTCTAGCCTCGAGGCCGGCGACGGGCAAATCCACCTCACCGCCAGCTGCGTCCAG AGACTTCTGGAAATCACCGAAGGGTCAGAATTCCTCaggctggaggtggagggaggtggatgCTCCGGATTCCAATACAAATTTTCACTGGATACGGTTATCAACCCCGACGACAG GGTATTTGAACAGGGTGGGGCAAGAGTGGTGGTTGACTCTGATAGCTTGGCCTTCGTGAAAGGGGCCCAGGTGGACTTCAGCCAAGAACTGATCCGAAGCTCATTTCAGGTGTTGAACAATCCTCAAGCACAGCAAGGCTGCTCCTGTGGATCATCCTTCTCTATCAAACTTTGA